In Primulina eburnea isolate SZY01 chromosome 3, ASM2296580v1, whole genome shotgun sequence, one DNA window encodes the following:
- the LOC140828586 gene encoding uncharacterized protein isoform X1 produces the protein MRLSVNIFYGLSIGTVPNSTILFDLSIQQAELLKQWMQNNKEYIETVVSQKLYDKANQEINQLFNSQIRKISQILSLNEVVKSFWIKAKIRIKTSEGSVYFLACPSCSKSCGAAYKYEFTCFYCNHDFPSPKPLLQFQAELFDDTGNLTAYVEHKEASMLLCMSGEDKIEAEEQVHLFAN, from the exons ATGCGGCTTTCTGTAAACATATTTTATG GATTATCAATTGGAACAGTCCCAAATAGCACTATTCTGTTTGACCTTTCAATACAACAGGCTGAACTCCTAAAACAATG GATGCAAAACAATAAAGAATATATAGAAACAGTTGTCTCCCAAAAATTGTATGACAAAGCAAACCAGGAAATAAACCAGTTGTTTAACTCCCAAATTCGAAAAATCAGCCAGATTCTGAGCCTGAACGAAGTC GTGAAGTCATTTTGGATAAAGGCTAAGATAAGAATAAAAACTTCGGAAGGATCTGTATATTTTTTAGCTTGCCCAAGTTGCTCTAAGTCTTGCGGAGCTGCATATAAATATGAATTTACATGTTTTTATTGCAACCACGATTTTCCAAGCCCAAAACCACT GTTACAGTTCCAAGCAGAACTCTTTGATGATACTGGGAATTTGACTGCTTATGTTGAGCACAAAGAAGCAAGCATGTTGTTATGTATGTCAGGAGAAGACAAAATTGAGGCAGAAGAACAAGTACATTTATTTGCCAATTAA
- the LOC140828586 gene encoding uncharacterized protein isoform X2: MRLSVNIFYGLSIGTVPNSTILFDLSIQQAELLKQWMQNNKEYIETVVSQKLYDKANQEINQLFNSQIRKISQILSLNEVKSFWIKAKIRIKTSEGSVYFLACPSCSKSCGAAYKYEFTCFYCNHDFPSPKPLLQFQAELFDDTGNLTAYVEHKEASMLLCMSGEDKIEAEEQVHLFAN, from the exons ATGCGGCTTTCTGTAAACATATTTTATG GATTATCAATTGGAACAGTCCCAAATAGCACTATTCTGTTTGACCTTTCAATACAACAGGCTGAACTCCTAAAACAATG GATGCAAAACAATAAAGAATATATAGAAACAGTTGTCTCCCAAAAATTGTATGACAAAGCAAACCAGGAAATAAACCAGTTGTTTAACTCCCAAATTCGAAAAATCAGCCAGATTCTGAGCCTGAACGAA GTGAAGTCATTTTGGATAAAGGCTAAGATAAGAATAAAAACTTCGGAAGGATCTGTATATTTTTTAGCTTGCCCAAGTTGCTCTAAGTCTTGCGGAGCTGCATATAAATATGAATTTACATGTTTTTATTGCAACCACGATTTTCCAAGCCCAAAACCACT GTTACAGTTCCAAGCAGAACTCTTTGATGATACTGGGAATTTGACTGCTTATGTTGAGCACAAAGAAGCAAGCATGTTGTTATGTATGTCAGGAGAAGACAAAATTGAGGCAGAAGAACAAGTACATTTATTTGCCAATTAA